The following proteins are encoded in a genomic region of Glycine max cultivar Williams 82 chromosome 18, Glycine_max_v4.0, whole genome shotgun sequence:
- the LOC100808584 gene encoding probable endo-1,3(4)-beta-glucanase ARB_01444, protein MSSNFLFPQTQSTVLPNPSTYFSSNLLSSPLPTNSFFQNFVIPNGSQAEYIHPYLVKTSNSSLSASYPLLLFTTALLYQSFVPDITISSTQTHSNQQNREISSYSDLSVTLDIPSSNLRFFLSRGSPFITASVTSPTSLSITTVHTIVSLSSNDDNNTKYTLKLNNTQIWLIYTSSPIYLNHDGASNITSKPFSGIIRVAALPDSNSKSVAILDKFSSCYPLSGNATLVEPFRVVYQWQKESSGDLLMLAHPLHVKLLSNSQVTVLKDFKYRSIDGDLVGVVGDSWVLETDPIPVTWYSNKGVDKDSYDEVVSALVKDVQELNSSAIGTSSSYFYGKRVGRAARLALIAEEVSFSNVVPTIKKFLKESIEPWLDGTFQGNSFLYENKWGGLVTKQGSTDSTADFGFGVYNDHHYHLGYFLYGIAVLAKIDPQWGQKYKPQVYSLVTDFMNLGQRYNRFYPRLRCFDLYKLHSWAAGLTEFEDGRNQESTSEAVNAYYSAALVGLAYGDSSLVDTGSTLVALEILAAQTWWHVKVEDNLYEEEFAKDNKIVGVLWANKRDSKLWWASAECRECRLGIQVLPLLPITETLFSDADYVKELVEWTVPFLSSQGWKGMTYALQGIYDKETALENIRKLKGFDDGNSLSNLLWWIHSR, encoded by the coding sequence ATGTCTTCTAATTTTCTCTTCCCTCAAACTCAATCCACAGTCCTCCCAAACCCTTCAACCTACTTCTCCTCAAACCTTCTTTCTTCTCCACTCCCCACTAACTCTttctttcaaaactttgttattCCAAACGGGTCCCAAGCTGAGTACATTCACCCTTACCTCGTCAAAACCTCAAACTCTTCACTCTCAGCCTCATACCCTCTTCTCCTCTTCACCACAGCACTTTTGTACCAATCTTTTGTGCCAGATATCACAATCTCTTCCACTCAAACACACTCAAATCAACAAAACCGTGAAATCTCATCATACAGTGACCTCAGTGTCACTTTGGACATTCCCTCCTCCAACCTAAGGTTCTTTCTCTCAAGAGGAAGCCCTTTTATAACCGCTTCTGTGACATCTCCAACATCTCTTTCGATCACAACAGTCCACACCATAGTCTCTTTGTCTTCCAATGACGACAACAACACCAAGTACACCCTTAAGCTTAACAACACTCAAATATGGCTCATATACACCTCCTCCCCAATCTATTTGAATCATGATGGCGCTTCCAATATTACATCCAAGCCATTTTCTGGCATAATTCGTGTAGCAGCGCTGCCTGATTCCAACTCCAAGAGTGTAGCAATTCTCGACAAGTTCAGCTCTTGTTACCCTTTGTCGGGAAATGCAACACTCGTGGAACCTTTCCGTGTGGTGTATCAATGGCAAAAGGAAAGTTCTGGGGACTTGCTCATGCTAGCTCACCCTCTTCATGTTAAGCTTTTATCAAATAGTCAAGTTACTGTGCTGAAAGATTTTAAGTATAGAAGCATTGATGGCGATCTTGTTGGTGTTGTTGGAGATTCATGGGTGTTGGAAACGGATCCTATTCCTGTGACATGGTATTCTAACAAAGGTGTGGATAAAGATTCGTATGATGAGGTTGTCTCGGCACTTGTTAAGGATGTGCAAGAGCTAAATTCTTCAGCAATAGGAACCAGTTCATCATATTTTTATGGGAAGCGTGTTGGAAGGGCTGCAAGGTTGGCGTTGATAGCGGAAGAAGTGTCTTTTTCCAACGTGGTTCCCACGATTAAGAAGTTTCTGAAGGAGTCTATTGAGCCTTGGTTGGATGGAACTTTTCAAGGGAATAGTTTtctatatgaaaataaatgggGTGGACTTGTCACCAAACAAGGCTCTACAGATTCAACTGCTGACTTTGGGTTTGGAGTGTACAATGATCACCATTATCATTTAGGGTACTTTCTTTATGGAATTGCGGTTCTTGCAAAGATTGATCCTCAGTGGGGACAAAAATACAAGCCACAAGTTTATTCACTTGTCACAGATTTCATGAACTTGGGCCAGagatataacagattttatCCACGTCTAAGGTGTTTTGATCTTTACAAATTGCACTCTTGGGCTGCAGGGTTGACCGAGTTTGAGGATGGAAGGAATCAAGAAAGTACAAGTGAGGCTGTGAATGCATACTATTCAGCAGCATTGGTGGGTCTTGCATATGGTGACTCAAGTCTTGTTGACACTGGGTCAACGCTAGTGGCATTGGAAATTCTAGCCGCACAAACTTGGTGGCATGTGAAAGTGGAAGACAACTTGTATGAAGAGGAATTTGCTAAAGATAACAAGATAGTGGGGGTTTTGTGGGCTAACAAGAGGGATAGTAAGCTATGGTGGGCCAGTGCTGAGTGTAGGGAGTGTAGGCTTGGCATCCAAGTGCTACCCTTATTGCCTATTACTGAGACATTGTTCTCTGATGCTGATTATGTGAAGGAGCTAGTGGAATGGACAGTGCCCTTTTTAAGTAGTCAAGGGTGGAAGGGGATGACCTATGCCCTGCAAGGAATTTATGATAAAGAAACAGCATTGGAAAATATAAGAAAGTtgaaaggttttgatgatgGGAACTCTTTGAGTAATCTCTTGTGGTGGATTCACAGCAGATGA